The Paludisphaera rhizosphaerae DNA window GTCGGCTTCCTTGAGGAGCGCCTCGGCGGCGGGGTCGCCGCCGGACGAGGACCTGACGAGTTGGCGGAGCCTTGCGGCGACCGCCTCGACGGCGATGGGCGCGGCTCGCGCCCGTTCGTGGATCTGGGCGACCGCGTCGATGTATTCCTGGGCCGTCCTTCGCTCCTGCAGTTCATACCTCTCAGCCGGCCTGAGCCGGACGTTACGGCCATAGTAGTACAGGAGGGCCCATGCCAGTGCAAGCCACAGGAAAGCCGGCGCTCCGGGCAGACCCACGAGGTAGGTCAGGAAGGACTCCGCGCGACCGTGCCCGTGGCGATACTCGTCGATCGCGACCGTCCCCTCGTCGATCTCCCGGTCAAGGATCGACGCCAGAACCTGGGCGTTCTCGCCGGCGTCGAGCCCGGCGTTCGTCCATGCGAAGGCGTCGAGCAGGATGTAGCACGACCCCCGTCCGACGGGAATGCGGTACAGGACGCCCCCCTTGGCGTCTCCCGCGAGCCGCCAGCCGCTCTCCACCGCCTCGTCGGCCGTACTCTTCGCCGCCCAACGCGGGCCCTTGGCCTCGACGGTCAGCGACCCATCGCCGACCGTGGGAGCCTCGACGGTCTCGGGGCGGTTGTCCACCAGACCTTCCCCGCGAAGCGCGGCGGAGATCGGCCGCTTGGACGAGTCCGCGGGGTCGATCACCCGAAGCTTGCCCGCCAGAAGGTTGTTCCGGACCGGCTTCGGCAGCTCATCGGGGTCCGAGGTCACGATGATCAGCGTGTTGCCGCGCTCCAGCCAGGCGCGGATCGGCAGCCAGGCGTCGGCCTCCATCTCTTCGTCCGAGGGAGACCACGACCCGTCCCCCATCGTGATCACGACGTTCCCCGACGGAGAGGGAGACCCCTCGAACGCCTCGATCGTTGGAACGTCCAGCAGGGTGGCGGGCAGGCCCATGCGATCGCACCACCGGTACAGGCCGGAGGCCCCGCCCGTCCCGTTGTCGTAGGCGCATCCCGTCAGGGCCGTCCGGTACGAGACCCGGAGGCGGTCCCCGAGCATCCCCAGGGCGAGCAGACCCAGGAGCAGCAAGATCAGCAACGACCATCCTCGCCACTTGGGCTTATCCAGGGCTGACCGCCTCTCCGTCGATGGCCAGGGCGCAAAGGCGGATCGACTCTTCCGCCTGTTCGCGCGCGGCCGGTTCCCGGCCGTACCAGACCCGTTCGTAGATCACCGCCAGCCGACCGAACCGTTCGGCCAGGTCCGGACGCGGCCGCAGCTCCGCGCGATACTCGCGGTTGGTGCGGGTCGTGTCGTAGCGAAGCAGGCCCTGCTGCTCCAGCGCCGCGATCAGGGCGAGCAAGGCCAGGCGGATCGCCTCGGCGTGTCGGCCCGAGGCCAGCGCGTGCGCCGCCTGCTCGCGCAGGTCGGAGGCCGCGGCCAGGGTTTCCAGCGCGAGGGCGTCGGCGCGGGCGATTGGGGGAGCGCCGCCGCTGCCGCGGAAGAACAGTGGGATGAGCTTCCACATCGCCCAGGCGATGATCGCGCCGGCGACGATCCACACCAGCACCGATCCACCCGAGCCCCCGGTCCCGGTGAAGCGGCCGAAGAGGCGGAAGAACCAGCCGATCACGCTCCCCACGGCTTCCAGAATCCGGATGAGGACGTCCAGCATCGCGGCGCCGAGCTTCTTGAGCCACGGCGCTTCGGGCGTCGTCCCCGGCTTCAGTTGCTTCCACCAGAAGTCGGAGCCGCCCATCACCTCTCGGGCCAGGCGCGCCGGGTCGGCGTCGGCCGGCGCTTGCACGATGGCCGAGACGAGGGCCGTCAGGTTCGAGATCGCCGCCGAGGCCGGCATCGGCCAAGCTCCTTTGATCCAGACCGATGTTCGTCAGACCGACGCCTTGGCGCGATAGGCGGCGATCCGCCTCCGGAGGTCCTCACCCTCGCGAACCGCGCGGATGTCGTGATAGACGAGGGTCAGCGAGATCCACCAGGCCACGGCGACGGCCGTCAGCAGCGCGGCGATCGTGAAGGTCTCAAAGATCCAGAGGTACTCGCCGATCACCCGACGCCACTCGGAGTCCAGCAGGTGGGAGCCGAGCGCGGGCGTCGCCACGAGCAGCCTGGGGAGCGCCACGAACCCCCCCAGGACGAGGCCCATGCAAAGGTAGAGCATGCCCATGAGCGTCACGCTCATGTCCTCGCGGATCAGCTTCTGGGTCCTCCGGAAGACCCGGCGATCCTTCTCGAAGAGGACGACCAGCGGGGCCAGGCAAGACCTCGGCCAGATCGCCAGCAGCGGCAGGCCCATCAGCAGCAGCGAGCCCAGGAAGAAGAACGACAGCTTGAACAGGACGATCGCCAATCGCCAGAACTTCCGGCCGCACCAGGCGAAGCACTCCCCAACCGAGGCCGTCTCCCCGTCGGCGAGCTTCCAGGCGAAGACCGCGCAGGGCAGGGGAAGGACCGTGAAAACCATCAGAGCCAGGAAGGGGATGACCAGCCAGCCGAGCAGGACGTTCAACCCAACGGGAATGTCCCAGTTCCGCCATATCTGGACGATCAGGACGCCCGACGTGATCAGAGTTGCCAGCGTCGGCAGGGCCAACCACCCAAGAACGTCGAGATGGTCGTGAATGCACCAGAACGCGCAATCGATCTGAACGAAAACCCGACGCCACATCGAGGTCTTAGGAGCAGCCATGAGGCACGATGCCCTCGCAACGCAAGATCCGGGCGGACTGGCGGCGCATCCTTCGCGCCGCAGATGTAGTTTAATGATCAGGCCAGGGCTTGCAAGCACCCAGGCTCTCTCCGCCGCCGGATATGGCCAGGCCAGTCTTCAGGCTGCTTGCATGTGTGTGGTTCTCGGTTCATAATATCTCGATTCTGTAGGGTAGGCCCGTCCGCCAACAAAGGAGACCAAGATGAGCCAGGTCGCCGAACATCCCATCAAGGAAGCGGGAATCGATCCGTACGAGATCGGCTGGTACATCGAATCAGCCGACGAAGAAACGTACGGGCCGGTATCCCGCAAGACCCTCGGCCAGTGGCTCGAAGACGGGACGATCACGCCGAACACCCTGGTCCGGCACTGCACCCAACCCGAGACCAGGCCGCTCGCGGATCAGGCGGAGCTTCGCGATCAGCTCCCCTTCGACCAGGCCAAGGGAAGCGTCGGAGACCGCCTGGAAGACGTTTGGCCGCGCAAGACTCGGGAGCGCCTGGCGTTGGCGGAAGGTTCGGCCCCGTGCGCCCGCCACAACCGGCCGGCGACCCTCGTTTGCGTCCGCTGCCACGCCCCCTACTGCGACAAGTGCCGGATGA harbors:
- a CDS encoding DUF4350 domain-containing protein, encoding MLILLLLGLLALGMLGDRLRVSYRTALTGCAYDNGTGGASGLYRWCDRMGLPATLLDVPTIEAFEGSPSPSGNVVITMGDGSWSPSDEEMEADAWLPIRAWLERGNTLIIVTSDPDELPKPVRNNLLAGKLRVIDPADSSKRPISAALRGEGLVDNRPETVEAPTVGDGSLTVEAKGPRWAAKSTADEAVESGWRLAGDAKGGVLYRIPVGRGSCYILLDAFAWTNAGLDAGENAQVLASILDREIDEGTVAIDEYRHGHGRAESFLTYLVGLPGAPAFLWLALAWALLYYYGRNVRLRPAERYELQERRTAQEYIDAVAQIHERARAAPIAVEAVAARLRQLVRSSSGGDPAAEALLKEADAYVESGRRPSSPHEAVRLVTRLVQLRKRLYGTRTVS
- a CDS encoding DUF4129 domain-containing protein — encoded protein: MPASAAISNLTALVSAIVQAPADADPARLAREVMGGSDFWWKQLKPGTTPEAPWLKKLGAAMLDVLIRILEAVGSVIGWFFRLFGRFTGTGGSGGSVLVWIVAGAIIAWAMWKLIPLFFRGSGGAPPIARADALALETLAAASDLREQAAHALASGRHAEAIRLALLALIAALEQQGLLRYDTTRTNREYRAELRPRPDLAERFGRLAVIYERVWYGREPAAREQAEESIRLCALAIDGEAVSPG